Sequence from the Vibrio alfacsensis genome:
GTATAGTAAAGGATTCATAACAAAGAGCGACAAAGAACGCTCTTTCTTATCCGCTAGAAAAGCACGACCGTTCTATTTTTGTATAAAGCGATTTTGTGCCAGCGGATAGATAAGGAAACGATCATGAGTGAGAAAATCTATTTTAATACTTCACAGCGATTCAGCGTCAAGCGCAGCTTGGTTAACATCAGTACCCGTTTGCACCACACGCTCGCGCCATCACACGCGAGAAATACCGCACGTAAGTTGCTACTCACTCCTGTACGTACCCAGCCGAAAAACACAGAACCACAAGGGCTTATAAAAAGTAAAGTACAAGGCCATGCAGGAGCAATTAAAACTTACCAGCTTGGCAGTGGCCCGGTATGGATTCTGACTCATGGTTGGTCAGGGACAGCGAGTCAATTCTTTCCCTTAATGGAACACATTGCAGCAAGTGGCTACACGGCATTGGCTTATGATCATCCCGCGCATGGCGAAAGTGACGGACAATATGGGCATATACCAGCATTCGTTCGTGGTTTAGAAGAGGTATTGGATTCCGTAGAGGATGTTGCAGGGTTGGTTGGGCACAGCATGGGAGCGGCTTCGGCGCTAGAGTGTCGTCATCGTAAACTAGAAAACAAGCCATTGCTATTAATTGCGCCCGTACTGAATTACGTTGAAAACTTGTTTGGTAGCATAGCGCGTTCGGGCTATTCCATGAAGCTATTCAAAGCCGTGGTTTCAGAAGTAGAAGACCAGTTTAACTACCCGCTGCAGTCGATTGATCCAGAGAAACGCCTCGCAGAGCGAGAGGCAAACACAATTATCGTTCATGATGAGCAAGACAAATTTACTAAGCATAGTGTGTCTGCTAAAGCGGCGAGTGAGATGGAACGAGTGGAACTGGTTACGACTCAGGGGCAAGGCCATGGGCGTGTGATGAAATGCGGTGAAGTATTCCAGAGTTTTGACCGACTCATTGAGCTAAAAGGGTTAAGCTCAAAACGATAGCCATTGTTTCCGCTCTACTTGTAGCAATCATTTATAGGGCGTCACTTATTATTAAAGTGTTCACTTAGCGCTGTTCGTCTTTGTGACGCGGCGCCAACATTAGAACCTTGTACTGTGTGCTCGAATCCTTTAAGTATGAAGCGTTGATTTGGGAGCGCTGGTTTAATACGTCGAATTTGGGGCGATAGGTGTGATCCTGACAGTTGATAGATTGTGGCACCAACACCTGTCGTAACAGAGATGCGTTTACCATCAAATTCAAACTGAGTTGAAATCAGTCGGTGATTACGAAATACGCCCTCTGGAGTAAAAGAAAGCTGCTCAGTTTTATAAGGCGGTGCGCCAATTTCAATCCATTCGCCATAAACTTTGTCCGGATCGATATAGTCGAGGTAAGAGGCATAGAGTTGGTAAGCAGTAACAGTGATGAGTGTACCGCCAAGTATCGTAAAGCCGCTTTTGATTATTTTTAGTTGATGTCGACGCCAAAATGATGGCTCAGGCAATGGCTTGCGTTGTTTGCGCCTTTTTGTGGTCATAATCTCTGTTTCACTTCCTTTTTGCTTATGGTGAAAAGCTTCTGCTGTAAAAACAAACAATCTCGACATTGACGCTGTCAAACTATGATCTGATGTCCACTTTTTACAATCCGGTAAAAAAGATAAGTACACGATTGGAACGGTATAGATACTTGAGTCACAGAAAGAAACAAGGTAAAAAAGAGCGGAACTTTGATAAGGAAACCATGAAT
This genomic interval carries:
- a CDS encoding alpha/beta fold hydrolase; amino-acid sequence: MSEKIYFNTSQRFSVKRSLVNISTRLHHTLAPSHARNTARKLLLTPVRTQPKNTEPQGLIKSKVQGHAGAIKTYQLGSGPVWILTHGWSGTASQFFPLMEHIAASGYTALAYDHPAHGESDGQYGHIPAFVRGLEEVLDSVEDVAGLVGHSMGAASALECRHRKLENKPLLLIAPVLNYVENLFGSIARSGYSMKLFKAVVSEVEDQFNYPLQSIDPEKRLAEREANTIIVHDEQDKFTKHSVSAKAASEMERVELVTTQGQGHGRVMKCGEVFQSFDRLIELKGLSSKR
- a CDS encoding DUF2850 domain-containing protein translates to MTTKRRKQRKPLPEPSFWRRHQLKIIKSGFTILGGTLITVTAYQLYASYLDYIDPDKVYGEWIEIGAPPYKTEQLSFTPEGVFRNHRLISTQFEFDGKRISVTTGVGATIYQLSGSHLSPQIRRIKPALPNQRFILKGFEHTVQGSNVGAASQRRTALSEHFNNK